CGGCCTGGCGGGTCGCCAGTGTGAGCTCGGTGAAGCCGATGACGGCGAGCAGGGCGGTATCCTTGGTGGCGATGAGCCAAAGGTTGGAGAGCCCGGGAATGGCGTGGGGCAGCATGGCCGGCAAGGTCACCCGTCGCAGCGTCAGCAGGGGCGACATGCCGAAGGCGCGCGCCGCCTCGATCTCGCCGTGGGGTATGGCCTTGATCGCCCCGCGCAGCACTTCTGTCGAATAGGCGCCCTGCACGATCCCGATCACCATGATGCCGGCGGCGAGGCCGTTGATGTCCATGGCGCCGAGGCCGATGCTTGTCAGCAGCCGGTTCAGCAGGTCGGTTCCCGCGTAATAGATGATCAGGATCAACACCAGCTCCGGCACCGCCCGGACGATGGTGGTGTAGCACTCCATGAGGTCGCGTGTGATCGGCCCGCCATAGAGCTTGCCGAACGCGCCCCCTATGCCGAGCAGCAAGCCGAGAAGATAGCCGCCGCCGGCGATCTTCATCGAGGTCAGCAGGCCCTGCAGCAGCAGGCCGCCCCATCCGGGCGGTGAGAGCGCCAGCAGCTCCCATTGGATCATGAGCGTTCTCCGGTCCGGCGCGCCCGGCTTGCCCGCCTGTCAGCCAGAAGGCCGGGGGGCGGCCGCATCATAGCTGACGCGGCGCCCCAGCCCTATACGTCTCGTGAGCCTCAGCCACCATAGATGTCGAAATCAAAATACTTCTTCGAGAACTCGTCATACTTGCCGTTCTTGCGGATCTCGGCGATCGCCGCGTTCACCTTGGCCTTCAGCTCGTCGTCGCCCTTGCGCAGACCCACGCCAACACCCGGGCCGAGCACCTCCAGATCCTGGGCGACCTGCCCCTTCGACTCGCAGCAGGCCTGGGCCTCAGGCGTCTCCAAGAACGCTTCCACCGCGATGCTGTCGGCCTGGATGGCATCGATGCGGCCGGCGACCAGGTCCTGATTGGCTTCATCCTGAGTCTGGTAAATCTTGATTTCCGCGTCCTTGAAGTGCTTCTTGGCATAGTTCTCGTGAATGGTCGAGACCTGGACCCCCAGCACCTTGCCCTTCAGCCCCTCCGGTGTGGCGTCGAATTTCTCCGACTTCGCGCCGGCGACCATGGGCAGCGTGTTATAATACTTGTCGGAGAAGTCGATCGTCTTCATCCGCTCGGGCGTGATCGACATGGACGAGATGATCATGTCGATGCGCTTCGAGGTCAACGCGGGAATGATGCCGTCCCATGCCACCGGTGTCAGCTCGCATTTGAGCTCGGCCGCCTCGCACATCGCGTTCATGAAGTCGATCTCCCAGCCCTTCCAGTTACCGGCCGCATCCGGCTCGGAGAACGGCGGATACGGCTCGGCCGCAACGCCCACTTTCACCGTCTGCGTCTGCGCGGCAGCGGCGCCCGCGCCCAGGGTGATGGCCAAGGCCGCAACAGCAAGTTTCGCAAGCAATCCCTTCATTTTTTGAGCCCTCTTGTTCTGCTTAACGTGACAGGATTTCCATCCCAACTCTCGACACTTCACCGGACGGAACTCAGGAATCTGACCAGCCGCTCGGACTTCGGCGCGGTGAACACTGTCTCGGGATCACCGTCTTCTTCCACGATGCCGTTGTGCAGGAACACGATGCGGCTCGCGACCTCGCGGGCGAACTTCATCTCGTGCGTCACCAGGATCATGGTGCGCCCCTCACGCACCAGGTCGCCGATTACCGTGAGCACTTCGCCCACCAGCTCCGGGTCGAGCGCCGAAGTCGGCTCGTCGAACAGCATGACATCCGGCTTGATGGCCAGCGCGCGCGCAATGGCCGCGCGCTGCTGCTGGCCGCCCGACAGGAAGGCCGGATAGACGTCGCGCTTGTCATAGAGGCCAACCCGCTCCAGCAGCGCGTTGGCGGTTTCGATGGCCTCTGCCTTGGGCACGCCCAGCACGTGCACGGGGACCTCGATGACATTCTCGCGCAGCGTACGGTGCTGCCACAAGTTGAAGTTCTGGAACACCATGCCGAGGCGCGTGCGCATGCGCTGGACCTGCCGGCGGTCGGCGATCGTTTGCCCCCCATGCCCATCGGGCTTGGTCGCGATCTCTTCGCCGCGGATCTTCACGATCCCGGAGGTTGGCACCTCCAGCATGTTGATGCAGCGGAGCAGGGTCGACTTGCCGGAGCCGCTTGCACCGATGATGGCGATCACATCACCGTCATGCGCGGCCAAGGATACGCCCTTGAGGACTTCCAAGGGGCCGAAATACTTGTGGACATCGATGATCTCGACGGCAGGAACGCTCTTGGTTGCAAGCGGGTCCGCGCGCAATATTCCCTCGGCTCGTCGGCTCAACAACTATCCGCCACGCGGTTGTGGCGCTCCTTGTCTTCCCCGGCGGGCCTTGTTTCTTGTCAATGCTCGCACCCCAGGCGCCGCCAGGCTCGATCTATAATGCACTTGAGAATGGGTTATTCAACTGCATAATTAGGCGAACCATCCGGCGGCCGGTGGAGAACCGCAATGCCTAAGCCAGATCCCGCAGGCTCCCACACCACGCGGCGGCGGTTTCGCCGGGTGGAGCAGCACGTCCGCAAGCAGGATCTGATTCGCGCAACATTGGATTGCGTGGCGGAAAAGGGGCTCCAGGCGGCAACCGTGCGCGAAGTGGCGGTGCGGGCCGGCGTGACCAACGGGCTGATCCGCCATTACTTCGCCTGCAAGGATCAGATGATCTACGAAGCCTACCGCGTGACGATGCAGGAGATGATCGTCATGGCGCGGTCGGCAGCAAGCGCCGCCCAGAGCCCGCGCGACCGGCTGCGGATCTTCATCGAAGCCAATCTCACCGAGCCGGTTCTGGACATCAGGCGGCTGACCTTGTGGGCGAGCTTCATCAGCCGCATCCACGTGGATGTGACCATGGCCGAGATCCACCGGGAGGGCTATCTCGGCTATTGCCGGGAATTCGAGGCGATGCTGGGCGACGTGCTGCGGGAGGCGGGCAGGGCAAGCAGCCCGGACTTGTGCCGCCGCTACGCGATCAAGCTCAATGCCATCATCGATGGCCTGTGGCTCGAAGGGTGTCTGGCGAGCGAGCTGTTCCAGGGCGATGCGCTCGCCGCGATCGGCATCGAGGCGGCGGAAGCGGTGCTCGGCCTATCGCTGCGCGAGAAGCTGGTTGAGCCGCAGCGGCTGCGGGCGGTGGCGGGCGAGTAGATGGACGATGTCCAGCCCGTCAATGTGCCTGGGACCTGAAGGTCGCTTTCATGTGTCGAAAATACCGGACCGCCTCGAGTAGCTGGTGGTGGCCGTTCGGTGGCAGGCGCACTCTCAGTCGGGCATTGCCGCGCAGCTGGAATTCCAGAGCCAGTCGGGAAACATCCTCGATTGCAGGCTCTACACGGACGACCTCTGAATAGGGAGGCTCGGCATACTTCTCGCCTGCGAGATGTGCATCATCGACCAGCGCCAGCAGGCGGGGAATTGCCGCCTCGAGCACAGGGGGTCGGCATGGCGAGCACGAGTTCTGGTCCTTTCTGGACCCGCGCGGAGACGAGGCACGTCTCGCCGGAATCTCGAATATCTGTTCCCGTGATTTCGGCAAGGTCGATCTCGAGTTTGTCTTTCCGAGCCATTGTGTGTCCTTTCCATAAGCGTCCCTCGACGTCTGGAATGTGGAACCGACCCGTGAGATCCCGATATGTCTATGATGCTGCTAAAGCTTGCTCCCGAACCGGAAGTCCACGAAGCGAAAGGTGGAGACCGGCTTTCGGAAAAGACTATGCTCAAACAACGGATTAAAGGAAAAACAACTCGCTGCGGCCTTCGGTTCGACAGCGAGTTCTTGAGGAGTTGGATCGATCTTCAAAACCGCGGCTTGGAACAACCGATGCCGAGTCCCTGACAGCCTTCAGCTCAAGTCTCGAGCGCGCGTTGTTCCGCATAGGCCAGCACACGGCCAAGATCCGTGAACAAGCGGAATGCTTCGTCTGTGTCGCAAGACAAAATTTTTTCAGCGCCGTTCAGGTCGGAGAAGGCGAAAAAAACCACCTGATCGCCGTTCTCCCCTTCAACGCAAGACACCTGGTGATGCTGAAAATGCCGACTAGCTTGGCTCGTGCGTTCGAGGCCCATTACCCCTTTTCCCTTTAAAATTATACACTGTCAGTTAACATAGTAAGGTTTCGGCCGTCCAGGAGAAATGGGTTCTCTCGCGATGCTTTTCATTGCGGTTGATTCAAGAAGTTTGAGTTTTCCACAACATGTGAGTCGGCCCGCGGGCGGACTGATCTATATTGTCAGTGTGGATACAAATTCATCGTGCTCGTGAATTTAGAATTATTTTTATCCGTATGCGCATAATTCTGCTGACTGGCGGAAACATTCTAAGATTTTTTCGCTAAGTGGCTATTCTCTTCAGGTGTATAATTGACACCGCATGATGACATGCGCTCAAATAATCGGGATAAAGCACAAACACTGATCTTGTGTCTCGGGGGAGCGCAAATCATGCAAGCTGAGAGAGTGGGAGCCCTCAAGAAGAGGGCTTGTTCGCTGCCGTCTGAAATCGCCACGGAAGGCATATCTGACAAGGAATTGTGGGAATATATTGTGGCGCGCGCCGTTCCGGAGGGCGATGCCTTTGCGGCGGCGGAATGGATTTTGGAGAAGCACAAGCGCCTCGGCATAGCGCTTTGGGATTGTGAGAAACTCCCGATTTCTTCGCCGGTGGTGGAGGCGGTCTGTCGTGAAATTCGGTTCATGCTGGAGGTGTGCTGCCGCGTCTCGCGCGCCAAGCTCGAAAACGGCAGGGCGATAAAGCGCCATAGCGAGATTATCGAATATTGCAGAACAAGGCTGGCTTCGGAACAGCAGGAGCGATTTCATCTTCTCTGCTTCAACACGCGATTCACGCTTATGGCTGATGAAGCGCTTCCAACCCGGCAAGAACACGACATTGGCGATTACCATAAGACGATCGCGCATCGCTCGCTTCATTTCGGCTCGTCGGCGATCGTTCTCGCCCAAAATCGCCCCTGTGGCGATCCTGCGCCATCACAACGCGACGTTCAGCTCACGCAGGACGTGGTGAAGTGCCTCAAGCCTCTGGGCATTAGCGTCCTCGATCACGTGATTGTCGCACGCGGTCTTGTGACCAGCTTTCAGCAACTCGGCGTGCTCTAGGGGCTGCCTCCAGCCCAAGTCCCTGACAGTCCCAAAGCGTGGGTACGACGCGGGTGCTTATGTTCCCAGGGTGTCGCTCCGTTGGCATCGGGGCAGGCTCTTGATGAGCATGGCGCCCGCCAATCGTGGGAAAATACGTCAATCCATTGACAAAAAATCGCGCTGATGGAATGCTCCGCCCGAATGACGCGGCCGCTGCGGTGGTCGCCAGGTCTCAAAGAACAGCAGACGTTATCGATCGAGGGAGGATCGCATGAGCCGTATTGCGCGGTTTGCAGGCGCGTGTGCGTTGGCGCTCGGCCTTGTGGCTGGTGTCGGCCAGCCGGCCTTTGCCCAAGAGGGCGTGAAGATCGGCATTCTCAACGACCAGTCGAGCGTGTACTCGGACATTACCGGGGCCGGGTCGGTCGCCGCCGCACAGATGGCGATCGAGGATTTCGGTGGCGAGGTCTTGGGCAAGCCCATCGAGCTGGTCTTTGCCGACCATCAGCATAAGCCGGATAACGGCTCCGCGATCGCCCGCCGCTGGTTCGACAATGAGCATGTGGATGCGATCTTCGACATCTACAGCTCGGGCGTGGCGCTCGCCGTGCAATCGGTGGCCGAGGAGAAGGACAAGATCCTGGTCGTTTCCATGGCCAGCAGCCGGGACATCAGCGGCAAGAACTGCTCCAGCCATGGCATGCAATGGGCCAATGACGGCTATGCGGTTGCGAACCTTACGGTGAAGGGCGCATCGACCGCGGAGGCTTCCACCTGGTACTTCATCACTGTGGATTACACGGCCGGCCACAGCATCGAGCGCGACGCCAGCAAGGCGGTGGAAGCGGCCGGCGGCAAGGTGCTGGGCAGCGCCCGCTTCCCGCTGGGCACCAAGGATTTCAGCTCCTTCCTGCTGCAGGCGCAGGCCTCGGGCGCCAAGAATATCGGGTTCATCGGCGGCGGTGCCGACATGATCAACTCGATCAAGCAGGCCAATGAGTTTCAGATCGCCGCGGCCGGCCAGCGGTTCGTGCCCTTTTCCCTCACGCCTCAGGATGTCTATGTGCTTGGCAATGACGTCACCAAGGGCATGCCGGTGGTGCTGAGCTTCCACTGGACCGCCAGCGACGAGACCAAGGCCTGGAAGGATCGCTTTCTCGAGAAGACCGGGCGCATGCCCAGCGACCCGCAGGCCAACATCTACAGCGCGGTCACCCATTATCTGAAGGCGGTCAAGGCTGCGGGAACGAAGGATACGGCCGCGGTGCTGGCCAAGATGAAGTCCATGCCGGTTGAGGACTTCTTCACGAAGGGCGCCATGATCCGCGAGGATGGCCGCCTGATGCGCCAGCTCTATTATGCCGAGGTGAAGGCGCCGGAAGAGATGGCCGACAAGGACGATCTCCTCAAGCTGGTGCGCAGCGTGCCTGGTGAAGAGGTGTTCGTGCCCGTGGCTGAGAGCGATTGCAAGCTGCTGAAGAAGTAATCCGACCCGTTTGAGCCCTCAAGCGCCGGATGCCTTGGGGCTCCGGCGCTTCCGTGGCGAGGGCGGATACACCGGGTTGAACGACGACAGGTCGACCGAGCGAAGGCCGCGCGCGATCCGGCTGATCAGGTCGAGGAACAGCATCTTCTCCTGGTGGGTAAGGCCGCTGGCTGCCTGCTCGTAGAAGATGAGCGCGTACTTGAACAGGTCGTTCCAATAGTGCAGGCCGGCGGGCGTCAGTCGGACCAGGCGGACCCGGCGGTCCTCCGGCTTCTCCACCCGCTCCACCAGGTCCATGCGCTCGAGCCGCTTCAGCACCGCATCGAGGTTCTGCCGGCTCACGCCCATATAGTCCGCGAGCTTCGAAAACGGCATGCCGTGTTCGAGATCCTGCGAGAGCGCGCCGAGCACCGCGCCCTGCACGCCGGTAATGCGCAGCTCCCGCATGGCTTGACGGTGATAGATGTTGCCGGCCTGGATCAGCCGGAAGAACAGCCTGTTGTTCAGCTCGTTGGCCGAATGACGGTCGACCGGTTCGGCGCTTGGCGCCACCTTCGCTTTCTTGTTCATCAAGGCCTTGCTCGTGGCTCCATATTCAATCAACCTATTTACATAATTTTGCCGGCGGTGGTAGGGTCTACCGGTTCGAATGGCATGTCGTGTCACCTCATGCCTCAGATCCTCTCTCTGAAAAGGCCCATGGCCAGCGGCAATGATCTCGAAGCTATTCATAGCAAATCGTGGTGAAATCGCATTGCGGATTGCGCGGGCGGCCGCCGATCTTGGCATCCCGTACGTTGCCGCCCATCCTGCTGATGATGCGGCCTCCCTGCATGTGCGCAATGCCGAGCTGGCGATGCAGCTTCCCGGCCGCGGGGCCTCCGCCTATCTCGATATCGACGCGCTCGTGGCGGCGGCCGTCTCCAGCGGCTGCGATGCGGTGCATCCTGGCTATGGCTTCCTGAGTGAAAATCCCGCCTTCGCCCGCAAAGTGCGGGAGAGCGGCCTCGTCTTCGTCGGGCCGCGGCCCCAGGTGCTGGAGCTGTTCGGCGATAAGGCGGCGGCGCGGCAGCTCGCCCGCTCCTGCGGCATCCCGATGCTGGATGGCACCGAAGGACCGACCAGCCTGGAAGACGCGCGCCGCTTCTTCGCCAGCCTTCAGCCGGGCGAGATGGCCATCATCAAGGCGGTGGCCGGCGGCGGCGGCCGTGGCATCCGCATCGTGCGCTCGGCCGAGGCGCTGGACGAAGCTTATGAGCAGTGCCGGTCGGAAGCGCTGATGTCCTTCGGGCAGGACGGCGTCTATATCGAGCGCTATCTGTCGCGCGCCCGCCATATCGAAGTGCAGATCGCCGGTGATGGCCGCGAAATCGTTCATTTCGGCGAGCGCGAATGCACCGTGCAGCGGCGGCATCAGAAGGTGGTGGAGATCGCACCGAGCCCTACCTTGCGCCCCGAAATGCGGGAGCGGCTGTGCCAGGCCGCCATCGCCCTCGGCAAGGCCGTCTCGTACGAAGGGCTGGGCACGGTCGAATTCCTCGTCTCGGACGATGGCGCCCGTTTCGCCTTCACCGAGGTCAATCCGCGCCTGCAGGTCGAGCATACGGTGACCGAGGAGGTGTTCGGCATCGACCTGGTCGCAACCCAGATCAGGCTGGCCGAGGGGCGCTCCCTGGCGGAGCTGGGCTTCGCGCCCGGCGAGAGCCTCGCGCCGCGCGGTCATGCCATCCAGCTGCGCATCAACATGGAGCGGCTCGACAGCCAGGGTCGCACCGCGCCTTCGAGCGGCACGATCAAGGCCTATGAGCTGCCCACCGGTCCGGGCATCCGCATCGACGGCTTCGGCTATGCCGGCTACCGCACCTCCACCCTTTACGATTCACTGCTGGCCAAGCTCATCGTCCATTCGCCCAGCAGCGCCTATGCCGATGCGGTGCGCCGGGCGCAGCGGGCGCTGAAGGAATTCCGCGTGACCGGCGTCGGCACCAATATCCCGCTGCTGCAGGCTCTGCTCGACCATCCCGATTTCCGCAGCAACAACCTGCACACCACCTTCCTCGAAGAGCGCATCGGCGAGCTCGTCGCGGCCATGCCGGCTGCGGCCGAGGCGCCCGCCAAGAGCCATCGCAGCGCAACGGCGGAGCGCAGGAACCTGCGCGACGAGGTGGACCCCCTCGCCCTGTTCAGCGCCACCAGCAATGGCACCGCGGTCGCGGCCCTGGTCTCCGCGGTTGCCGACGATCACGGCTATCTCCAGGCCGCCCCCCTGCAGGGCACCATCATCAAGCTGGCCGTGGAACCGGGCAGTGCCGTGGCCAAGGGCCAGACGGTGGCCGTGATGGAAGCCATGAAGATGGAGCATCTCGTCACCGCCGAAGTGGCGGGCACGGTGCGCTGGCTCCATGTCACGGAAGGCGACACGGTGTTCGAAGGCGAGCCGCTCCTGTCCATCGAAGAGGGCGAAGCGGGTGGGGCGGACGGCCCGGACGAGCAGTCCGTGGATCTGGATGAGATCCGTGGCGACCTGGCCCAGGTGCTCGCGCGGCAAGCCATGCTCATGGACGCGGCTCGCCCCGATGCGGTGGCGCGGCGGCGCAAGACCGGCCAGCGGACCGTGCGCGAGAACATCGCCGATCTGTGCGACGAGGGTAGCTTCATCGAATATGGCGGGCTCGCGATAGCCGCCCAGAGCTCGCGCCGCAGCTTCGAGCAGCTTCTGGCCATGAGCCCGGCCGACGGGATGGTGACTGGGCTCGGCACCGTCAACGGCAAGCTGTTCGATGACGAGCGGGCCCGCTGCGCTGTCATGGGCTATGACTACACCGTGTTTGCGGGCACCCAGGGGATCATGAACCACCACAAGACCGACCGCATCCTGGAGCTCGCCGACCGCTGGTCCATGCCGGTCGTGCTGTTTGCGGAAGGGGGCGGCGGCCGGCCGGGCGATGATTGGCCATCGCCAGCGGTGCTCCATACCCCCACCTTCCGCGATTTCGGCGCGCTGAGCGGCAAGGTGCCGACCATCGGCATCGTGTCCGGCCGCTGCTTTGCCGGTAATGCCGCGCTGCTCGGCGCCTGCAACGTCATCATCGCCACCAGGAACACCACTCTGGGCATGGGCGGCCCCGCCATGATCGAAGGCGGCGGCCTCGGCGTGTTCCCGCCCGAAGTTGTCGGCCCCATGAGCGTGCAGGTGCCGAACGGGGTCGTCGATATTCCCGTCGAGGACGAGGCGGAGGCGGTGAAGGCCGCCAAGGCCTACCTCTCCTATTTCCAGGGCCCGGTTTCCGAATGGGATTGCGCGGACCAGCGCCTGCTGCGCCACGCCGTACCGGAGAACCGACTGCGCGCCTATGATATCCGCGCGCTGATCGCCACCCTGGCCGACCGGGACAGCGTGCTGGAGCTGCGCCGCGGCTTCGGCCGGGCCATGGTCACCGCGCTCACCCGCATCGAAGGCCGGCCGATCGGCATCATCGCCAACAATTCCCAGCATCTGGGCGGAGCCATCGATGCGGACGCGGCCGACAAGGCTGCCCGCTTCATCCAGCTGTGCGATGCCTTCGACATCCCCGTTCTCGCCCTCTGCGACACGCCGGGGATGATGGTGGGGCCGGAGGTGGAGAAAACCGCCCATGTGCGCCACTGCTCGCGCATGTTCGTGGCCGGCGCGCGGGTCAAGGTTCCCTATTTCACCGTGGTGCTGCGCAAGGGCTATGGCCTGGGCGCCCTGGCCATGGCGGCGGGCTCGACCCATGCCTCCGTATTCACCCTGGCCTGGCCCACGGCGGAATTCGGCGCCATGGGCATCGAAGGCAGCGTCAAGCTCGGCTATCGGCGCGAGCTCGAAGCCATTGCCGACCCCGCCGAGCGGCGGGCCTGGTTCGAACGGAAGGTTGCCGAGGAATACGAGAAGAACAAGGCGCTGAACGCCGCGACCATGCTGGAAGTGGACAATGTGATCGACCCGGCCGAGACGCGCCGCTGGCTCGTGCGCGGCCTGAAAGCCCTGCCGCCGCGCCGCGGCAAGCCGCTCGGCAACGGCCAATTGCTGGATACGTGGTGAACAAAGCTGCCCAAGAAGAAAAGCGGGAAGGACACGCATTCGGGAGGACGAGACAATGGCACAGACCGCCGGCAGCCCTGTGACCTTTGCGGGTGAAGAAGACTACTTGCGGCACCTGCGGGCGCTGTGGCAGCAGCGCTGGCCGGCCGAGGTGCCGCGGGAGCCGCGCTATCCCCTGGGCGAGATTCCGCTCACGGAATATCTGCGCGCATGGGCCGCCCGCACGCCGGACAAGCCCGTGGTCGTCTTCTACGGCCGCGAGCTGAGCTATGGGGAGCTCGACCGGCTGAGCGACCGCTTCGCCGCCATGCTGCGCAACCGTGGCCTCGAGCCGGGCGACCGGGTGGCCGTGTTCCTCCCCAATTGCCCGCAATTCTACATCGTGTTCTTCGGCATCCTGAAGGCGGGCTGTGTGCATGTGCCAGTCAGCCCGATGTTCACGGCCCCGGAGCTGGCCTATGAGCTGAAGGACTCGCAAGCCTCCTTCCTCGTCACCCACGATCAACTGTTGGCCACCGTGAACAAGCTGGCGG
This genomic stretch from Rhodoligotrophos defluvii harbors:
- a CDS encoding ABC transporter permease, encoding MIQWELLALSPPGWGGLLLQGLLTSMKIAGGGYLLGLLLGIGGAFGKLYGGPITRDLMECYTTIVRAVPELVLILIIYYAGTDLLNRLLTSIGLGAMDINGLAAGIMVIGIVQGAYSTEVLRGAIKAIPHGEIEAARAFGMSPLLTLRRVTLPAMLPHAIPGLSNLWLIATKDTALLAVIGFTELTLATRQAGGTTKAYFLFFCAAGVLYLLITLISNVIFGLAERRARRGLPSFR
- a CDS encoding transporter substrate-binding domain-containing protein, whose product is MKGLLAKLAVAALAITLGAGAAAAQTQTVKVGVAAEPYPPFSEPDAAGNWKGWEIDFMNAMCEAAELKCELTPVAWDGIIPALTSKRIDMIISSMSITPERMKTIDFSDKYYNTLPMVAGAKSEKFDATPEGLKGKVLGVQVSTIHENYAKKHFKDAEIKIYQTQDEANQDLVAGRIDAIQADSIAVEAFLETPEAQACCESKGQVAQDLEVLGPGVGVGLRKGDDELKAKVNAAIAEIRKNGKYDEFSKKYFDFDIYGG
- a CDS encoding ATP-binding cassette domain-containing protein; translated protein: MRADPLATKSVPAVEIIDVHKYFGPLEVLKGVSLAAHDGDVIAIIGASGSGKSTLLRCINMLEVPTSGIVKIRGEEIATKPDGHGGQTIADRRQVQRMRTRLGMVFQNFNLWQHRTLRENVIEVPVHVLGVPKAEAIETANALLERVGLYDKRDVYPAFLSGGQQQRAAIARALAIKPDVMLFDEPTSALDPELVGEVLTVIGDLVREGRTMILVTHEMKFAREVASRIVFLHNGIVEEDGDPETVFTAPKSERLVRFLSSVR
- a CDS encoding TetR family transcriptional regulator C-terminal domain-containing protein — its product is MPKPDPAGSHTTRRRFRRVEQHVRKQDLIRATLDCVAEKGLQAATVREVAVRAGVTNGLIRHYFACKDQMIYEAYRVTMQEMIVMARSAASAAQSPRDRLRIFIEANLTEPVLDIRRLTLWASFISRIHVDVTMAEIHREGYLGYCREFEAMLGDVLREAGRASSPDLCRRYAIKLNAIIDGLWLEGCLASELFQGDALAAIGIEAAEAVLGLSLREKLVEPQRLRAVAGE
- a CDS encoding JAB domain-containing protein is translated as MQAERVGALKKRACSLPSEIATEGISDKELWEYIVARAVPEGDAFAAAEWILEKHKRLGIALWDCEKLPISSPVVEAVCREIRFMLEVCCRVSRAKLENGRAIKRHSEIIEYCRTRLASEQQERFHLLCFNTRFTLMADEALPTRQEHDIGDYHKTIAHRSLHFGSSAIVLAQNRPCGDPAPSQRDVQLTQDVVKCLKPLGISVLDHVIVARGLVTSFQQLGVL
- a CDS encoding ABC transporter substrate-binding protein, with translation MSRIARFAGACALALGLVAGVGQPAFAQEGVKIGILNDQSSVYSDITGAGSVAAAQMAIEDFGGEVLGKPIELVFADHQHKPDNGSAIARRWFDNEHVDAIFDIYSSGVALAVQSVAEEKDKILVVSMASSRDISGKNCSSHGMQWANDGYAVANLTVKGASTAEASTWYFITVDYTAGHSIERDASKAVEAAGGKVLGSARFPLGTKDFSSFLLQAQASGAKNIGFIGGGADMINSIKQANEFQIAAAGQRFVPFSLTPQDVYVLGNDVTKGMPVVLSFHWTASDETKAWKDRFLEKTGRMPSDPQANIYSAVTHYLKAVKAAGTKDTAAVLAKMKSMPVEDFFTKGAMIREDGRLMRQLYYAEVKAPEEMADKDDLLKLVRSVPGEEVFVPVAESDCKLLKK
- a CDS encoding MarR family winged helix-turn-helix transcriptional regulator, encoding MNKKAKVAPSAEPVDRHSANELNNRLFFRLIQAGNIYHRQAMRELRITGVQGAVLGALSQDLEHGMPFSKLADYMGVSRQNLDAVLKRLERMDLVERVEKPEDRRVRLVRLTPAGLHYWNDLFKYALIFYEQAASGLTHQEKMLFLDLISRIARGLRSVDLSSFNPVYPPSPRKRRSPKASGA
- a CDS encoding acetyl-CoA carboxylase family protein, which translates into the protein MISKLFIANRGEIALRIARAAADLGIPYVAAHPADDAASLHVRNAELAMQLPGRGASAYLDIDALVAAAVSSGCDAVHPGYGFLSENPAFARKVRESGLVFVGPRPQVLELFGDKAAARQLARSCGIPMLDGTEGPTSLEDARRFFASLQPGEMAIIKAVAGGGGRGIRIVRSAEALDEAYEQCRSEALMSFGQDGVYIERYLSRARHIEVQIAGDGREIVHFGERECTVQRRHQKVVEIAPSPTLRPEMRERLCQAAIALGKAVSYEGLGTVEFLVSDDGARFAFTEVNPRLQVEHTVTEEVFGIDLVATQIRLAEGRSLAELGFAPGESLAPRGHAIQLRINMERLDSQGRTAPSSGTIKAYELPTGPGIRIDGFGYAGYRTSTLYDSLLAKLIVHSPSSAYADAVRRAQRALKEFRVTGVGTNIPLLQALLDHPDFRSNNLHTTFLEERIGELVAAMPAAAEAPAKSHRSATAERRNLRDEVDPLALFSATSNGTAVAALVSAVADDHGYLQAAPLQGTIIKLAVEPGSAVAKGQTVAVMEAMKMEHLVTAEVAGTVRWLHVTEGDTVFEGEPLLSIEEGEAGGADGPDEQSVDLDEIRGDLAQVLARQAMLMDAARPDAVARRRKTGQRTVRENIADLCDEGSFIEYGGLAIAAQSSRRSFEQLLAMSPADGMVTGLGTVNGKLFDDERARCAVMGYDYTVFAGTQGIMNHHKTDRILELADRWSMPVVLFAEGGGGRPGDDWPSPAVLHTPTFRDFGALSGKVPTIGIVSGRCFAGNAALLGACNVIIATRNTTLGMGGPAMIEGGGLGVFPPEVVGPMSVQVPNGVVDIPVEDEAEAVKAAKAYLSYFQGPVSEWDCADQRLLRHAVPENRLRAYDIRALIATLADRDSVLELRRGFGRAMVTALTRIEGRPIGIIANNSQHLGGAIDADAADKAARFIQLCDAFDIPVLALCDTPGMMVGPEVEKTAHVRHCSRMFVAGARVKVPYFTVVLRKGYGLGALAMAAGSTHASVFTLAWPTAEFGAMGIEGSVKLGYRRELEAIADPAERRAWFERKVAEEYEKNKALNAATMLEVDNVIDPAETRRWLVRGLKALPPRRGKPLGNGQLLDTW